CGTTCTACGTACTTAACAGTCTAGTTCTATTTCCATTTGTTGCTATCCCCAAAATGCAAATTTATGTGTattgtaaattattttctttataattggTAACATTTATGTCCTTCTGGACTTCTTCTTTTACATGGTTATGAAAATGGAAGTGTTTCTCTGTATGGATGATTGGGTGGATTGATTTTGAAACTTGTTTCATTGGGCCAAGCTCAATCTTCCAAGTTCATTTGCCTGCcgcttttgtttatttatttgttttagtgGCGGTGGGGGGTTTGATTTGTGAGGGGTATAGCATTACTTAGATTCTTAAGGATAGGTGGTTGTCTATTGAATAAATGGAATGACATAAATTCTTAATGATGGATTTTCCTTCTTCTTCATATAATTCAGGTAGAAATTTATGACTAGCTGGTATATTTAGTATTGAGGTTGGTTTTACTCCTTTATGTCATAGTTCTTCCCCTGGTCTCTGACATTTAGGTGTCCTTTCTTAccttgatttcttttcttttactagtAAAGCAGTTCTTTGTGTTATTGTGAATGGGTTTGTTCCTCTTATGTCTTATGCTAATTCACTTGAATATCTTTGTCTTACCACCTAGCATGCATGCTCAGGCTTTTCATTTAGCGGTTctgtgttatttttttatttttttatttttgataggtaatcTAGCGGTTCTGTGTTATTGTGAATGGATTTGTCCTTCTTCAGTCTTATGGTAATCCACTTGAATATCTTTGTCTTACCACCTAGCATGCATGTTTAGGCTTTTCATCTGGGTCATTTGGATACAATCTTCAATAGGTCTTATGTGGTTATCATGTAGATGAGctatttatcttttatgtatgatcttaatttttatgttaACATAGCTTTATTTGTGTGCATTTTAGtcactttctttttcaatttctcaATGTAATTGTGAGATCTGTTTTTGTACTTTGCATGTACTATATGTTGAATTTCTATGTTATGGGATGTCTACTGTTAGCCTGCATTCCATACTAGAGTATTCCATAGTGTTTGCAAATTGTGTTGTGGATTTAGTGTtgtatattataaataattttctcttaatttttggTCCAATCTTGGACTAGGTTGATGCACATCTGATATTGCTCCTAGAtacacaaaatatcttcttcttcttcttctttctttttattattattataatcccTAATTGAATAGTTGGAATTTCCTTCCATGTGGAATATTTGTATGCAACTGTTGTACACTGGCATGTATCACAGATTTTGTGGGAATGGGGGTATAATTGGTATTCCATTGCCTCAGACAAACTTCATGCCatgtattatattattttatttcttttcaaaagaaaaaatattgtacTCTTTATGTGGATCTGATCAATGATCTTAGCAGTTTCTTGTGGCAGTCCTAGTGACTGATGTGTAATCTCTCATATCTGCAGCTATTGCTACTGTTGTTACCATTGCTGAAATTCTGAAAAACAATGGATTGGCTGTCGAGAAAAGTAAGTTCTGTTCtgcttttttctttcatattttaagCTAACTGTTTAATCTTTGATTTTGTGAAATTTAATGGTTACACCATGCAGAGATCATGACATCTACTGTTGATATGAAGGATGAATCAAGAGGTCGACCCATCCAAAAAGCCAAGGTGAGTTTGGAATGTAACATATGTTTGTGCTTCCTGTATGACATTATTTAGAAACATCTGCAATGGGGTCCATTGGCTTGAGGCCTCtcttcattttatttgattttttttaataattatgtctcTATGGCaggtgcttttttttttctgttcttttttttttcttttacagaatgttttatttatacaaattTGCATTTTTTAGTCATTGTGAGGATGAAATGTACTTTCAATCTCTGTGAGTGTTTGATAACCTTGGTTTGGTATATTGTTTCTCAGATCGAGATATTGCTGGGGAAGACTGAAAACTTTGACGAACTGATGGCAGCTGCAGCAGAAGAGAGGGAGGCTGGGGATGTTGAAGAGCAGCAGAGTTGAGAGGATGTTGTTTCCTTAGCATCTAGTTTGTGGTTCTTAAGTGTGCTGGTACTGGTAAAGCAGGGTACTCAGTCAATTTCAATGTTTGTAGACAGATTAAGGTATTCAGTCTGGGATTAGCTTGCTAGCTGTGAAATATTCTGTTAGGAGAGTAGATCTGCAGTTTTccattcaaaattcaattttgtttgattttttattttattttttttttatttttaacttgatgtttttatttgaacaCTTGGATGTGATGTTTTGGAATATGTATGAATCGATGCTTACtgatccttgtttttttttttaaatattaattttattttagtctttTATTGGATTAAGAAAAGCTGTTATATACTTGTAACCCTTCTGCTTTAAGAACCTTGTAGTATAGCATAAGGGTGATTCCTTCATTCTAAACTTTACTATCccaattttgataaataaataaatgaatatctATTTCTGGGATTAAACCTTTGATCTTTTGGCGCATGTTTTTGGAAGTCTAGGTTGGCCACATTGTAGTTTTGCAGGAGCTTATTTGTCCTGGGTGTGTTGGTTTGGTTTTGAACCTTGAGATAAGCAGAATACATTTCCACCTTCAAGCTTATAAATACTACTTAAAAACAGTATCCTTGCATGTAAAATTGATAGGAAGGATTAAtgtatgattgaaaattttgttaatagTAGTCAAGCTGTCCTTAAATTAGATCCCAGTCTTTCTTATTCTGCATTCAGAATATCATGAGCTAATCCCAAACTATAGAACCTGCAGAATGGAACAAAATTCTTATGCCAAGGTGCCTCTTTTGACCCTTGGATGATTGAATTAAGCCTAGTAAATAAAAGCTAATATTGGTTAACTACTTACGTGGTTTCACGCTAGTAACGGCACTCCAGAATTGCATTTTCGTTGCCAGCCGCCCACCAATCAGTCGATGAGCATGACAGTCTACAAATCATCTTACAAACTTATCCtctctaaaataataaaaaataaaaaaataaaatgcatcGAACTAATGGCACTTGAATGCCCAAATCCCACTTCATGTCTCATCCCATAAACAAGGATGTTTAGGCCAAAGcctaaattaaaatgaaaaacataagGATGCAATGGATTGAACAAATGCCCCCATCAGCGTGTCTTGGTTTTGCCCTTTTCTGACCAAAGGGGCTGAGTATGTACGCAAAACCATTTATTCCAttgaatataaatttcaattttttactcCTCGAAAATGCACTATCGATCATCTTCTTTCTCGATCAGGATTCTCTTGCATGCCTCGTAGCACATAAAAGAAATCCCAGCAGCAGGTACCAGTTTCATGCAGCTTGGGCCCAACCCTCTATACAGACCAGGGAGCCCTTCCGTTTCAAGTATGCTTGCAAGAGCATGTAGTACGTTCTGGTACTGTCTCCCATTGAGAGCTCCAGCCTGCATGTGCTTTCGAGCAACCTCAAGTGGGAAAGTTGCACTGCTTGAAATAGCACCAGCTGCTGATCCAATTAAGAGGGTCATCATGTTTCCAATTTCCTCCTGATTAAAAGCTTTCTTGTAAGATCTCCGCAATGTATCATAGGCAAAGTAATTGGTCGCAGCATATGGGATTACTCCAATTAGACTGGGGGTCAGGCCTCTGTAAAGTTCTGCCGGTCCCTCATCTCTCATGATCGTAAGGAATGCATCTAAAAGATTTTTGTATACACCTCTCTGCAATCAGACAAATCAGCAAGTAATGAGACAAATGAGCTTTGAAGAAGATGCTTTGGTGCTTAACATTCCCTAGACCATTTATGAGATTTGAGTTTCACCTGCACGGTTAGTCTGGTTTTGAGTAACTCAAGTGGGTACATACATAAAGTAGAGCTAACTCCAGCAATGGCACCTGCAATAGGTGATGCAGGAAAAGGAAGTTTAGGCTGTTCCCCAGGGTTAGGCGTCAAGTGCTTCTTCACTGTATCATAAGCAAATAACTGTAGGAAGGTTCTATTAGTAAATATAAGAGTGCAACAATGCATTGAAGCCAATGTAGATTATATCAGATCCCACAACAAAGGAAATGTGATTCTGTTGAATGTGAAGGTAGGTTTGGTTGGAAGTTTAATTGTATAAAATGTAAAAGCCTACGAATAGCAAATGTTCAAATCACATAATGCATGAAAAATGGTTATGAGTAACAAATGTATTGTGCCATACATATATTGCTAACAGAAAACATTCTACTGAGAAATCAGTCATTGCAACCATCATATCTTCTCTGTTTAGAACATCTTCCAAGGACTTTAGTAGCTGTGTTTGAAAAGATTATTGATGAAAACTCTACTAGGATACTAGGATCTAAGAACTTTGTTTGGTAATCTTTTCCAAAGTGTATTATTGAAGTACACATAATTGGAGCCCCACCCAGTATGAACCAAAAAGGCTCCTACCTATCCATGTATCTAAACAAACAAAACTCACACACAGATCTATAACTAGGCTACCTAACTCTTTGAAAACAGGGAACCACTATCATTAATGATCACACATTTTTCACGTCTATAACTAGGCTACCAATCTCTATGAAAATAAAGACCATTTCATTCCTCCCACACATTTGAGGATCTGAATCATTCAATGAAGTGGTAGATGATTGTCAACCAGTTAATTTGCCTCTCTGCAGAACAAAATTGAACCAAAATATAATGAAACCAAACAGCAGCAaagagaagaagatgaagatgaatgAGAAGGCATCAGGTAAGTGGGGGTTTATAAAGAGTTCTCTtgaatgaacaaataaaatttgaaaatattatttgtttcctgataaaaaataaggataaatgaGTTGAGGAGACAGATGAAGACACATAAAGTTTATGAAGCATGATATCCTTCTAGGTAACAACTGTAAATGACAAAACCATATGAATTATAAATTACATGGAAAAACCTCAATATGTCAGGTATGAAGAGAACAATAAAGCAAAACTTGCAGGTACTAGCTTATTCCATGAGAAGTCTATTGAGGCAT
Above is a window of Vitis vinifera cultivar Pinot Noir 40024 chromosome 11, ASM3070453v1 DNA encoding:
- the LOC100266320 gene encoding adenine nucleotide transporter BT1, chloroplastic/mitochondrial yields the protein MGGRGLQGVERNGDVLFSTSGLGFQWSPQENCFHPGGLFASVGQAGMGFGISPNSHDNGSKPPFANMYTKYALVQESGYKIVEVPELGVGEIAEEEIVKKKKKKKRGAVKLKIKIGNPSLRRLISGAIAGGVSRTAVAPLETIRTHLMVGSCGNSTGEVFQNIMKNDGWKGLFRGNFVNVIRVAPSKAIELFAYDTVKKHLTPNPGEQPKLPFPASPIAGAIAGVSSTLCMYPLELLKTRLTVQRGVYKNLLDAFLTIMRDEGPAELYRGLTPSLIGVIPYAATNYFAYDTLRRSYKKAFNQEEIGNMMTLLIGSAAGAISSSATFPLEVARKHMQAGALNGRQYQNVLHALASILETEGLPGLYRGLGPSCMKLVPAAGISFMCYEACKRILIEKEDDR
- the LOC100268144 gene encoding uncharacterized protein At2g34160, which gives rise to MEEITEGVNSMNIADSHKKNRIQVSNTKKPLFFYVNLAKRYMQQHNEVELSALGMAIATVVTIAEILKNNGLAVEKKIMTSTVDMKDESRGRPIQKAKIEILLGKTENFDELMAAAAEEREAGDVEEQQS